TGAAAACATGCAGATGTTTTTAAGGGCAGTATCATAAATGCATACCTCATACCTCAGGTACGTTAAAAATGCACATACCGTTTTGCAGATGTATGTATTTATGGTCTATCTATAGCCATTGATGTAGTCGACAGAATATTAAAGCATAATTATGGTAAATACAGGTTTGTTCCgaataactgtaaacacgaattttcactTGCCGAACGAACACTATTCCATTCATAAAGATCGGGTTTCATATAAACGTTGATGACGTTATGTCTCAGGTATGTCTCTATGTTAACATGAGTTgcttgaatgaatgaaaatggttAGAGAATTTTACCGACGTTTTTTTTCCAAGGTATCTGGGCTGAGATAATGCAATAGAATCAGAAGTGCGGTAAAACGAAAGTTCTATGCAAACGCCATCTCTTtactttattaaaatcaaagaaatacATAGAAACCTGGGCTatctgttttgtgataggcacaacattttgtgaaacacaaatgaatggcattacctcacCTCCGCCCATATATACCTTGGCTGGCTTTTTCAGCTTTACCCAGTTCTGTCGTCTGCAACTACCTCTTTTTCTTATACGCATTTGAGCCAAGCATGTAGTCAATATAGTCCAGGTTCTTATGTAAAAAAAGGCTCAGTGCGCCTTAAggtcttaaaaattgaaatttgcttTTCTTTCGACCTTCAAAGTCGAATATCTCCGAAAATACAATATCTACTTAACaaatttcttctgttctgTAAAGTATGGCTCATTTCTAGTTATACTAGTTTTAGTGTTTCTTGTATCGACATTTCGTCACTACTTCCTCTCTccttgatttaaatttaaggATTTTGACTTGTCTGAGCAGTGGGAAACACATCAATATTAAGAAATTCAGTGAATATACGAATGCCACTGCGAAGCTTTTCGTGAAGCTTTTCGATTGGTACAAAATGCCACCTTCCGTCCACAAAGTACTTATTCATGGAGCCGATATAATCAACTCTCTTGTATTACCAATCGGAGTTTACTCGGAGGAAGCTTCAGAATCTCGGAATAAAGATTTCAAAAACATACGAGAGCATCACACTCGAAAAATGAGTAGAGTCCTCACCAACGAGGATCTAATTCACGGGTTGTTGGTTTCATCTGATCCATTGATTTCCAGCCTTCGAACACCATTTCTGAAACCCAACCAAGAGTTTGGGTCCGATGTTTTAGACTTGCTTGAGTTGtgatttatattttacgttccatttttttaaatttttttcattttttttttcatttttttaaactctttTAAACTCTTTTAaacttcaaaattattttaaatcttttttcaaaatcgatttttcttttaaattactaattttcaacgaaaaccttttattttaaatattttatgaattgtACCGAAAGATgttgaaatgcaatttttttataaatgaattttgtagtaATTAAAAACATTATTAGTCtgaccatgaaaatattttaataaaaaatgttaagaCTAACTGGCAAAAAAgaggtaaaatttaattaaatctacTGACTTTGACCACTCCATCCGACCCATCTTAGAGAGTGAACATGTAATAATTCCTTCCGCAGTCATACCTGACCTATTCTAAATCTTCTGTCTCCATATACATAATAATAATCGGTCTACCTCAGTGTACCACTcgtcacctcggtgcaccacgcgtCACTCGGTGCAGAACGCGTCACTCGGTGCAGAACGCGTCACTCGGTGCACCATGCGTCACTCGGTGCACAGCGTCTACTCGGTGAAGAATTCTCAGTGCATTGTAAATCGAGGTGATTATGAATCTTCTGTGGTTAAGAGTTCCCGGTTATTAAGAATTTTAGGCGATTTAAACTTGACGGTGATTAAGAATTTAAGGGAATTGGGAATTGAGAATTCTCGATAATTCGGAATTCCACTTGATTAAAAACTTTTGCTGATTGAGaggaaatttgcaaaatttttaacaaatcgAAATATAAGCTATctcaaatttcaaaagttGATGCCTGAAAGTCGTGGTTAACTACCGATAAATTCTAAATGTAAAACTaaacaagaaattgaatttaaaaaaatgttgacacTAACTGGCAGCAAAGaggtaaaattcaattaaatttactgaCTTTGACCACCCCTTTCACCCATCTTAAAGGGTTAACATCTAATAACTGCTTCCTTAATCATACCTGACCAATTCTAAATGTAAAACtaaacaagaaattaaatgaaaaaatgttgacaCTAGCTGGCAGcaaaaaggtaaaatttaataatttctattGACTTTGACCACCCCCTCCGTCCATCTTTTAGTGGATGATTACAAAAAACAGTTTTACTGCatactttgatcaattttagatgaaataagagaaaatagagcaatgaaaaatattttcaatcagATTTGTTATTAATGCCCCAACCGTCTACATTTTTCACAGTGTGAGTCGTCCGTTTTACTTTACAGCCGTTTTTCagccgtttacatgacagttggaATTAAAACAAAGTCATCTAAACAATGGAAACGTCACGAAAACGAAGAGCCAAAGTGTTAATGCTAGCAATATTGCTATGGCTAATATCATACCGTACTTATCTTGTCTCAAATAATTCTTCGACGTCTTCAGCAAGTAAACGTTCATGCTTCCATGCTTCTAAAGTTTTATGTTTACTAGTGCGATGGTATTTTCCTACCGGAAGGGGAGGCAGCACGTTCTTGTTGTTAGTTTGTTTGTCCTCTCTATAGGAGCCCAGACGGAAAGTCTTAGAGACTTGAAACTTGGCATACCGACTAATAAGGAAAACTTAGGAAAAACGcgcgaaaaaaattattaaatttcatgtGTTATTTGACgcacgaaattttttttcctgccATTTATTGACTTTATTCTGGCAGCCTAATTCAGCCAAGTTCTTAGGAGGAATAATAAATCGTCTGCATTACCTAGGTCTTAAATGAAGTGCAGAAGCCTTCTTCCCTCTCTTAGCAGACACAACATATCACTTGTTTTCAAACACAAAATCGCCTGAGATATGGACTTACccatagcactgaaccaagcaATAGAACAGATGGTTCAGATGCTATGGCTTACCCCGAGGAGCAAACCACTCGATTTGcaattcttttcaaattctttttttcagcTCCAATGTAACTCTTTTTCAGCGTGCAACTCCGATGCAATTTTTCTTCAGCGTGCAATTTTTCGCATGGAACTTTGTTCTTTTGCCTGCTTTTTGGAGTGTGTTCACTTAGGTCATGatacgaaacgaaaaaaagtattgataagcatttattcgaaaattgtatacaacgtttaaAAGTACTATACTAAATTGattatcaaattattaatTGCAAAAAAGGCCATGCATAGAGATAATAATGGTGTTTCACGAAATATGTTCTCGTAAACACACCAGATAATGctagaaattgatttgttgaCTTCATGACCATGACGGTCTTCTACGATAATGTTATGAGTTCGTCTACCATCGGAATAGCCAGGAATCCATTGCATGGAATCAATCGTCAAATGCAATGTCTTTTCTCTGGCATGGTGGCCGAAATTCTTTTCGTATTTCAATAGTTGTTTGTAAAAGCGATCAATAGGAAAGCAGCGATCAAATtcgatcaattcaatttttggacAATTTATTATGAATTTGATGAACTCAGTTAAATCATTGTTTGTGACGATGATAGTTATGACGTGGGATAGGTctaatttcgttaatttttttaaactctgCTCATGATATCGTAATCGTTGTACAACTTTCGGAAACCCGTTCCGAGATAAAAATACATCTTTTATGAAGGAAATGAGGGACGTAGTGTTGAGAggtaacaaaataattaattgcaACGATGTGATTTGGGGACAGCGAAAAATAtcttgaatgaaattttcacataGCGTACACGTTATAATCAGTTCTTTTATAGATTGGATCCGTTGTACCATTGGTGTTAGGCTTGTGTTAACATGCATAGGAAACTTCAATGATGTATACTTTAACGCGGGTAATTTATTTAGAGCCAATAACTTTGCCATCAAATTTACTTCCACCACTGATTTTTCGTGATGAAGTGTGACTTTTTCCAAGTTTGGACACAATAGTAAAGCATCCAGATACACTTCAAATAAAGGTGCAGCtatttcaattgatttcaatCGATTATTGTGACGGAGTAATGTGTTTATTGGTACAAATGTACTGTCGAAAAGAGCATCGaaacagaaaacttttaatttggGGAATTCAATGGAAAATAGCTCTTCCAGCTCATCCGAATAAAACCTGAAAGTTTCTTCATAATCTGCAATGTAGAGATTGGTAAGATTTTCACATTCTCTCATTGATTCAATAAACTTCGGCCAACAGATTTTAGGTACTTCTATCAAGGACAGATGTAATAATTTATGAGCAATGTTGTTGAACCATTTGCTACTcagaataattgaatttaaggacaataattttaaattggtgATTTTCGGACACGTTTCCATGAttgataacaattttctttgattaagATCAGTGGATTTTCGACCCTCTGCTGTCGTGTCCACCGTCAAATCGCTAGCTGCTGCTTTAAAAAAAGTCAGATATCTGAAATCATTCGAATCCCTTATCGTCACGGGTACGCGTAATTTCGACATAATTTCAAACAGTTGTGTGCAGGTATGTCCAAACGAATAGGCATCTTCCATTGACAGAAAACGTCCAATATGTCGCAAACAATGCTCATTCAAGTCCAGCAAAGCAATGGAATTTGAAGCTGGCGTCTTGTCTGTCTGCAAGTGTTTaatggaaagaaaaaattaaaagcttAAAGTCAATCAAGAATATAAGGTCACAGTATAAGTACACAAATCTATGCCAAATGTATATACATGCAGAACTAGAGGTACCattagtacattgaatgacaaggggcgaaagtaaaaaaattcaaccgtgtgcgagagttgatgcccggggccgaaaatgagggcaatttttcgaattttctcgggtttccggccctctgcatgaaaacttacatgtgcacctgtttgggacggttgatttaaggcactttcgcttgtaagcctcacttcgttcggcctacaatccgcgaaattgcctaaaatcaatcgtccaaaacaggtacacaaataaccatttcatcTTTTCTTTTACGCTTCAACTTGAAGtctttatgctcaaaacaaacgaggcattgaaatagtcatttgtgtacctgttttggacgattgattttaggcaatttcgcggattgtaggccgaacgaagtgaggcttacaagcgaaagtgccttaaatcaaccgtcccaaacaggtgcacatgtgagttttcatgcagagggccggaaacccgagaaaattcgaaaaattgccctcattttcggccccgaagcatgaaaacgtgtttttttgataccaacattgaaaaatgatactttcgccccgcatatgaggggcgaaagtaaaaaaatgcatcccacggggagaaagtacttaacgaagagcgaacgcaactgaacgaacagcgaaagtgactgacgtcacagaaaatgagagaaatgagtcgagttgtcaacaaaatccgctcatattatgcagaatactttgatcaaaattgtaaaacactgtgcgccagtgttcttattgaaattagcatacaaagttgatactttttgttactgaatgatttgttagttatatcttaatttttgtgtgtgttattgccttcggcgcgggctccaactctcgcacacggttgaatttttttactttcgccccttgtcattcaatgtactattacatgcttgcTAAGCAGGGCGAAAgtaagaaatgtcaaattcaaggggcgaaagcgatagctttcgccccgtgggtttacatttctttttcgCCCCGCTTAGCAAGCATgtaaacacgttttcaatgcctcgtttgttttcagcattaagCACCGACTGTCAAGCAAACGGGTTTccaatgacagctgtcaaacagagtactttttgttttatatgaaACACTGTTACACTGTTCTGTTTCAATACTCTATTTACGGTACCagtcatgcttgaagtgcgtgtcttcgagtcaaaaaaaaatcaaaaaaccaTTTGTTTGTAGATTTTATTGTTTCCGGAACATCGAcagtgccgccttttccatatgaAAAAACTGTTACCAGAAAAAAGGCACAAAAGGTAAAATCCGGCACTGCACGCCAGTCAAGGATTACAAGgtcaacaaatattttctttaacaacAAAC
This region of Bradysia coprophila strain Holo2 chromosome IV, BU_Bcop_v1, whole genome shotgun sequence genomic DNA includes:
- the LOC119066025 gene encoding uncharacterized protein LOC119066025 yields the protein MQLNFSWIIKLWNQTKTDKTPASNSIALLDLNEHCLRHIGRFLSMEDAYSFGHTCTQLFEIMSKLRVPVTIRDSNDFRYLTFFKAAASDLTVDTTAEGRKSTDLNQRKLLSIMETCPKITNLKLLSLNSIILSSKWFNNIAHKLLHLSLIEVPKICWPKFIESMRECENLTNLYIADYEETFRFYSDELEELFSIEFPKLKVFCFDALFDSTFVPINTLLRHNNRLKSIEIAAPLFEVYLDALLLCPNLEKVTLHHEKSVVEVNLMAKLLALNKLPALKYTSLKFPMHVNTSLTPMVQRIQSIKELIITCTLCENFIQDIFRCPQITSLQLIILLPLNTTSLISFIKDVFLSRNGFPKVVQRLRYHEQSLKKLTKLDLSHVITIIVTNNDLTEFIKFIINCPKIELIEFDRCFPIDRFYKQLLKYEKNFGHHAREKTLHLTIDSMQWIPGYSDGRRTHNIIVEDRHGHEVNKSISSIIWCVYENIFRETPLLSLCMAFFAINNLIINLV